CCGCTCTACCGGTCGGTGCGCGAGGCCTTTCCCGACCTGGAGCCGATTGCGGACAGCTTCCGCGTGCGCGTGGGGCGCCGGGTGGAGGAGGTCCGGATTCTCCAGCACCCGGGCCCGCGCCGGAATCCGCGCGTGCTCTTCGTCGACCACCCCGGGTGTTTCGACCGGGAGGGGATCTACGGGGAGGGCGGGACGGACTACGCGGACAACCCGCGGCGCTTCGCGCTCTACAACCTGGCGGCGCTCCGGATTCTGCCGGAACTCGCCAACGTGCCCGTCGTCGTCCACGCGCACGACTGGCACGCGGCGCTTGCCCCCGTCTTCCTGCGCACGCGGTTCGGGGGGCGCGAGGCGCACGACCGCATGGCGGCCGTCCTCTCCATCCACAACGCGGGCTACCAGGGACTTCAGCGGCCCGAGGTGCTCGACGAGCTGGGGCTGCCGCGCGAGCTGTTCCACTGGCGGCTCATGGAGTTCCATGGCCACCTGAACCTGCTCAAGGGGGGCCTCGTGTTCGCGGACTACGCGACGACCGTGAGTCCCACGCACGCGCACGAGCTTCGCACGGCCGACGGCGGGTTCGGGCTCCACGGCTCGTTCATCGAGATGGGCGACCGCTTCCTGGGGATCCTGAACGGCGTCGACCTGGAGGTCTGGAATCCGGAGACGGACCCGGAGATCGCCGCCACCTTCTCGAGCGCGGACCTGGCCGGGAAGGCCGTGTGCAAGCGGGCGCTGCAACGGGAGTACTCGCTGACGGAGGCGCCGGGCGTACCGCTGTACGGGATGACCGCGCGGCTCGTCGCTCAGAAGGGGCTCGACCTCCTCATCGACGGCGGGCCGCTGGAGCGGGCCGAAGGGCAGTTCATCTTTCTCGGCCAGGGAGAGGAACGGTACGAAACGGCGCTGCGCGAGTTGGCCGCGCGGCATCCGGACCGGATCGCCGTGGACACCGAGTTCGCCGAGGCCAAGGAGCACCGGCTCCTGGCGGGCATCGACCTCCTCCTGATGCCGTCGCTCTACGAACCGTGCGGTCTCACGCAGATGCGGGCGCAGCTCTACGGCGTGCTCCCGGTCGCCCGGCGCGTGGGGGGGCTCGCGGACACGATCGAGGACCAGGTCACGGGCTTCCTGTTCGACGGCTACACGCCGGAAGACCTCGAGGTCGCGCTCGGGCGGGCCGCCGCGCTGTATGCGGGGAGTCGGGAGGCGTGGAACGAGCACGCGGTGGAGGCGATGACCCGTGACTTCGGCTGGGCGGGCAGCGCCGGCCGCTACCTGGACGTGTACCGGCGGGCGCTCGCCGCGCACGCGCCGGACGACTGAACCCGGCTTCGGCCGTGGATCGCGCCACGGTTGTCCTTCACGGCCACTTCTACCAGCCGCCGCGCGAGGACCCGTGGACGGACCGGATCCGCAGCGAGCCGGGCGCGGCCCCATTCGAGAACTGGAACGACCGGATCGCCGCGGAATGTTACGAACCCCTGGCGCGGGCGGGGGCGTTCGACTGGCTGAGCTTCGACCTCGGTCCGACGCTCGCACGCTGGCTCGAGGGGGAACGCCCGGAGGTTCACGAAGGCTTCGTCCGCGGGGACCGGGCGAGCCGCGAGCGGCTGGGGCACGGCAACGCGGTCGCGCAGCCCTACCACCACATCATCCTCCCGCTCGCGACGCGGCGCGAGAAGGAGACGGAGGTGCGCTGGGGGCTGCGGGACTTCGAGCGGCGCTTCGGGCGGTGCGCCGACGGCATGTGGCTGCCCGAGACGGCCGTCGACATGGAGACGCTCGACGTGCTGGCGGCGGAGGGCGTGGCCTTCACGATCCTGGCTCCGCACCAGGTGGCGGACGTGCCAGCCGGAGGCGTGGGGCGGGTTCGTATCGGCGCGGGCCGCGAGATCGCGGTCTTCATCTACGACGGCGA
This DNA window, taken from Candidatus Palauibacter scopulicola, encodes the following:
- a CDS encoding glycogen/starch synthase; amino-acid sequence: MHLVAEYWPYARTGGLAEAVRGIATFQAAQGTPVTVFMPLYRSVREAFPDLEPIADSFRVRVGRRVEEVRILQHPGPRRNPRVLFVDHPGCFDREGIYGEGGTDYADNPRRFALYNLAALRILPELANVPVVVHAHDWHAALAPVFLRTRFGGREAHDRMAAVLSIHNAGYQGLQRPEVLDELGLPRELFHWRLMEFHGHLNLLKGGLVFADYATTVSPTHAHELRTADGGFGLHGSFIEMGDRFLGILNGVDLEVWNPETDPEIAATFSSADLAGKAVCKRALQREYSLTEAPGVPLYGMTARLVAQKGLDLLIDGGPLERAEGQFIFLGQGEERYETALRELAARHPDRIAVDTEFAEAKEHRLLAGIDLLLMPSLYEPCGLTQMRAQLYGVLPVARRVGGLADTIEDQVTGFLFDGYTPEDLEVALGRAAALYAGSREAWNEHAVEAMTRDFGWAGSAGRYLDVYRRALAAHAPDD